A genomic segment from Malus domestica chromosome 05, GDT2T_hap1 encodes:
- the LOC139196048 gene encoding uncharacterized protein, whose protein sequence is MTSKKYTIPSSNKFDLPISHVPRVPFPQRLTSSKKNSNYKEILELFKQVQISIPLLDAIDQVPAYVKFVKELCTPKRKSNVHKKVFLARRFNSVITRKFSQKYKDPGCPTVTCTIGDHTFEKALLDLGASVNLLPYSVFLQLGLGDLKPTSITLQLADRSIKTPRGIVEDVLVQVGKFTFDADFVILDTVSV, encoded by the coding sequence ATGACTTCTAAAAAGTACACAATCCCttcttcaaacaaatttgatctACCCATATCTCATGTGCCTAGAGTTCCGTTTCCTCAAAGATTGACATCATCCAAGAAGAATTCAAATTACAAGGAGATTTTGGAGTTATTCAAACAAGTGCAAATTTCTATtcctttgttagatgcaattGATCAAGTCCCTGCGTATGTTAAATTTGTCAAGGAGCTTTGTACGCCAAAACGTAAGTCAAATGTTCATAAGAAAGTATTTCTTGCTAGACGGTTTAATTCGGTAATCACTCGAAAATTCTCGCAGAAATATAAAGATCCTGGTTGCCCTACTGTCACATGTACTATTGGTGATCATACTTTCGAAAAGGCGTTGCTTGATCTAGGAGCAAGTGTCAACCTGTTGCCTTATTCTGTTTTTCTGCAATTAGGGCTTGGTGATCTGAAACCAACCTCCATTACACTGCAACTTGCAGATAGATCAATCAAAACTCCCCGTGGAATTGTTGAGGATGTGTTGGTACaagttggaaagttcacttttGATGCTGATTTTGTTATTTTAGACACAGTTTCTGTCTAA